From Methanosphaera cuniculi, a single genomic window includes:
- a CDS encoding DUF126 domain-containing protein codes for MSDISCRQISKGIAEGEAIVTHDPISFLGGVDPKTGIVIDKKHELYNQCITDKILIIPSGKGSTVGSYVIYQMAKNNTAPRAIICQVAEPIIAIGAIISKIPMVDNPDVDIINTISDNDNVIVDANNATITVN; via the coding sequence ATGTCAGATATTTCATGTAGACAAATTTCAAAAGGAATTGCAGAAGGTGAAGCTATTGTAACTCATGATCCTATAAGTTTTCTTGGTGGAGTAGATCCAAAAACAGGAATTGTCATAGATAAAAAGCATGAGCTATACAACCAATGTATTACAGATAAAATTCTTATAATACCATCAGGTAAAGGATCTACTGTTGGATCATATGTTATCTATCAAATGGCTAAAAATAATACTGCTCCTCGTGCAATTATTTGTCAAGTAGCCGAACCTATCATAGCTATTGGTGCAATTATATCAAAAATACCAATGGTTGATAACCCAGATGTTGATATTATAAACACAATATCTGATAATGATAATGTTATAGTAGATGCAAATAATGCAACAATAACAGTAAACTAA
- a CDS encoding heavy-metal-associated domain-containing protein: protein MSEKTETFIVEDMHCNACVNTITKTLTNNQYISSVECDLESKEVKVTYDDEHIDVEEIISLFDMIGFPAEVKKKQ, encoded by the coding sequence ATGAGCGAAAAAACTGAAACTTTTATAGTTGAAGATATGCACTGTAATGCTTGTGTTAATACAATTACAAAAACATTAACCAACAACCAATATATCTCATCTGTAGAATGTGATTTAGAATCAAAAGAAGTTAAAGTAACTTATGATGATGAACACATTGATGTTGAAGAAATTATTAGTTTATTTGACATGATTGGTTTCCCAGCAGAAGTCAAAAAAAAACAATAA